From Platichthys flesus chromosome 7, fPlaFle2.1, whole genome shotgun sequence:
TGCCAGTGTGTACAGGTTATTAGGTCTCCTTATCACAGAGTCCGGGACCCTATCTGCTCTCAGCTGCAGGGCAATCCAGTTCAAAGCGTTGTCCTTTGCCCTCTTTATCTATACCTCAAGTCAGTGGGCATATGTTTGACAATTCAAATAAATCCGTCATCTGCCCCATGCCACACTCATGTTGATGTAAACTGCCACTTTACTCCGGCTTTCTCTCATAAAAGCTATAAATACTGTTTTGTTTATGGCCAAGAATGGACCACGTGCTCTTCTGCAGCGTCACCTCTTGGTTGCTCTCTGTGCCAGCCCGGCAGGCTATTCTAGTTCTGTGATTCGTTTGATCGCCACGTGTGCCCGACAAGAGGATTTAACAATGATTAGACTTGTTGTACACGTcattaattaatcaaattgaCCACTTCCTCTAGGCCGCTTAATGCTGCCAAGCAGTTGTCCACAGAATGCAAAGTTGTTCATTTGAAAGTCAAATTACCCCGAAAGGTTTAAATCAATTTCCAAATGTGTAGCGTCTCCCAGCACTCAGAGGAATGTGCCCttggctgtgtgtatgtggtaaAGAGATGTTGGACTGGTTTTTCTTGTCCTCTTGGGCTCCTCCTCTCTATTGCCTGgcacagatacagacagagagTCTGGGAGTTGATAGTGGATTTAGTCTCACATTATTTCCCAGACTCTCAAGTATGGGATTTTACTTCACACATGAACTTTGTGATCACAAACATTTGTTACACACATCTATTATTGTTAAACAGGTTTTGTTGTAAAGAAATGCTCTAACCGTAGTTGTAAAAGTCTGACCTACTGATAAGCAGTcatttggtgtgtttgtttttgtgtgtctgtttgtgctgcTCATACTTCCCTTGTTAATTTGCTTGTTGTGAATCGATCTCAACGACTGTTTTATATCCATCAGTAATAATACCCTACAGTGGTAAAGCAAGAGCCACGTCTGATTTTAATTACAATTGTATGGTTCCATATCTTTACCTGTATGTCTGTAGCTGTATTGTCCTGTAAATGTGTCCGTAGTGAAATactttaatatgaaaatactTTATACTATATAATTACTCTATATAAGTACCTGTTATTTAATTTTTGATTTTCTATTAAATTAGTTCACGGGATTAAACAAAACCTACTGGACGGATAACCAGGAGACATGGTGGAAGGATTGTGATACATTGTGATatagattcagatttttttttttttatcactttcttttacattgcCACACAGAACATTTTCAAGATTTTCCTTGATTTGTCGTGTTTCTTgggaaaacatttgatttatttaggaAGGTCTGCAATAAGTGGAGGTCGAAAATAGGAATcatgatctagtgaatttaaataaggTTTCATGAGGGGAGGATTGGTCATTGGGGGAAGTACACACTCTTATAAGTGCCATTCTAATTATACTATCGGGCAGTTGAATCTAGAATACATCATATATTATAAACTGAACAGTTTGTACTgccaaaatattcaaatattgttGAGTCAGAGTACGtacatttcccctttttaaattGCAGTGTAAGTATGAAGTAGAAGGAAATACTTGCGTACAAGAAGCTGAAATAGGCCTGTTAGGACTTCAGTAGCTGTAGCTGACAATCTGCCACCTCTCTGTTTACACATGAGAATCAATATGAGGTTGATTGTGATTCTGAGATTCTTACAGTGAGCCTCATCGTTAAACAAATCCAAAATACAAGTCAGTGAGTGAGGATCTATTTTGGCTTCCTGTGAGGTTTGATTGGCGGCTGCCTGACGTGCCGCTCTGAGGATGATGTCACCCCCCCagctgggaggaggagaagggggaggagcttttctctctctctctcccagtagACAGAGTTTCAGGTGGATTCCACTTTCACAATAAGCCGGTCAGTCTGCCAGTCACACGGCGAAACTTCGTGCCGACACACCGGGACTGAGCCGTGTAGCGTGTCAGTGTCAgtgcacatgaaaacacaggatTCCAGTTCACGGTGGACAAAATGCACTGGGAACAATTTATCCGTTTGACCAATGGGAAGGTGAGCGCTGCTTTTGTTACGAGTGGTTTCCGCACAGTTTTTGAGGATGATAGATCAGAAATCGGAAAAAACTAGTTCTGGGAAAAGTTTCTCTTTACTTTAATGAGgagtttcagtttttcttccGGGTGCGGTTGTGGTGTGTAGGCTGTGGTGTCCGTCATCAATTAGTCACGTCCATGAGAGCAGGTGAGGTGAGCCTCTGGTGCGTGAGTTTGcccggtctgtgtgtgtgtgtgtctgtctgtctgtgtgtgtgtctgtgtgtgtgtctgtgtgtgtgtaataatttATAATGGCAGGCCTATTTAACAAGCTGATTGCCAAGGTGAATAGCACCAGACACTTGTGCGTCTCTCTCCTCAGCTTGGTCTCTGTCATGGTTCAGCAGCtcgttttatttctttattttaaatgtgtctgcTCAGTGATGAGATTACTAGTTTTGTGTCACCATCCCTTGGTGATGCACGACCAGCTCCAGCTGTTCTCACAGTGTTCTTCCGCTGAGGTGTCGAGGAAATGAATCACAACGTCTGGCAGTGATTCGAAGGTGTGACGTTCATTATCTGCTCTGGTCGAATTTATCTACAGGTTTTGATAGAATAAGGGAAAAACTCAATTTAGATagcgcctcccccccccccatgctttCCTGCCTTTTGACAAAATCAGGTCAGTATCTGAAAAGACAAACATTATTGATCTGTGAAGTCATTGTGAATTTTAATCCAATATCCTGTCAGTCTTGTCGATTATTGTCGCTCACTGTTGCCGATactgttttttccttttgttcttgtttgtttaataagGATATCCAAGATTTGTGGATTTTTCTAGGTCCACACCTGGATGTAtggagttttgttttattgagtgGTTCCACTTTCTTTTCCTTGTAAATCCCTGAATGAAAAATGAACCTCCTCCATCCTTGCTCTTCACGCAAACTGACCACGAGTTTCCTTTTTACCCGCTCTCCTTCCAGGCTGAAATGCAGAAGCCTCCTTTTTTCCTTGTGTCAGCAAAATTACCTCAACATGTAATTCCTCATTCCATCTTCTGATCCTTTACATACCCCAAACTCTTGTAACCCCTCGTCTTCTGCCCTGTTCCTTGTTTCAGATCGACCGCCTGGAGGTGAGTGGGCTGGGCCAAACGCCCCTTGCTGTGTCTTACGGGGCAGACGGTTCCTACCCAGTGGGTGAGGATAGCACCCCAGACCCGCAGCGCACCAAGCAGGCCATcgcccagctgcagcagaaaatcCTCAAGCTTACAGAGCAGATTAAGATCGAGCAGACGGCGCGGGATGACAACGTTGCTGAGTACCTCAAACTGGCCAACAACGCCGACAAACTGCAAAGCACACGCATAAAACAGGTAAAAACTAAGAATTCATTCTATGAGACGTCAGCTGTGTGAAAGATTCAATCTTTTGCTTCTGTTTTGATTGTACCTAGAGTTTCGGGGCAGATCTCCGTAAATATCAAGGTAAAGTGTCATGTGCATTGCGCTCATTTATAAAGCCTTGTTCTGTGGCTGTCAGGTTTTTGAGAAAAAGAACCAAAAGTCGGCGCAGaccatccagcagctgcagaggaaactggAGCACTACCACCGGAAGCTGCGGGAGGTGGAGCACAATGGTATCCCCCGGCAGCCCAAGGATGTTCTGCGAGACATGCAGCAAGGACTGAAGGGCGTCGGAGCAAGAGTCACAGGCTTTAGTGAAGGGGTGGTAGACAGCGTCAAGGGAGGCCTGTCCAGCATCTCCCACGCcactcactctgctgctggggCCGTCGTTTCCAAACCTCGAGAGATCGCCTCGCTGATTCGCAACAAATTCGGAAGTGCTGAAGACATCCCCTCCCTCAAAGACTCTCTGGACGACCCCACGCTGGATGAAGGCGTGACAGGGGCAGGCGGACGTTCCCTGGGCAGTGCCGGGCATCACCTCCAGTCAAGTCCCAAGTACGGAAGCGAGGAAGACTGCTCCAGTGCGACGTCGGGCTCGGCTGGAGCCAACAGCACTACGGGGGCACCCGGGGGCCCGCCCAGTTCCAAGGGTAACACACTGGAGAGGAGTCAGAGCTCGAGCCTAgacatgctgctgcaggaggtgcaggaTCTGAGGGAGGGCCAGGTCCGGCTAGAGGAGGGCCTTGACAGCTTGAAGAGCCACTATCAGAGAGACTACACAGTTGTAATGCAAGCACTACAGGAGGAACGCTTCAggtacacagagaaagagaacaatTATAAGTGTGTCACATATTTCTCACATATTACCAGTCAACACATGAAATCCCCTAAATGTCCAACAGTGTGTAATCAGGAAGGACTTCTATATTTAGAAAACCCTTTGTGCACTGATCATTCCTATCACTGTGTTATCTGAGGTATCATCTCAGGCAGCACTGCCCCCCCCTGCCTGTGCTCTGACAGCTCTTTTATCAAAGACAGCTCACAGTGGATAAAAACTAAACCTTGGACCTGGACATCATCGGCAGAAACATGTAGAGCTCACGGGAAGTGCTGCTTTATTTTCACTCTCAACACATATGTGCCAAGGTCACATTGACATTAATATTATGCAGAGTAGCAGTCTTATTGTTATATGTGTATTCCTCATAAACAGGATTGTTTAAGTGACTAACTCAGCTGCTTTACGTCACTAAAGCATGTAGAGTGTTTAAATGTTAATCGCCTCTTCACTGCATTTAAGAGAATTTTAGCTTTGTCGTTGTGAGACAgcagttttacatttacactgtGAGCTTCTCACAACCTGCACAGTTCACCAGTGTCCTCTAAGTCTGAGGATCTTCACTGTTATTTCAGCCCTCGTCCCAGCTCTGCATAAAGACTCTGTGTGAGGCTTCTCTGGGCAGATGGCCTTAAAACAAACACGTTCACATTCCTACAGAATGTTCTGAGCAGAGGGCACAAGGATTAAGAGGGTCAGCGATGTTAAGACAggaaattataataaaagaacattttcttCCTAAAATGTCCATCTGAGTCCAGAGGATTCTGCTTTTGTCCTCTCAGACCAAAATAGTAGTGACCACTCAGGAGCTGTTTTCAGCGCACCCACAGGGAATCATCATTTAACCACCTATCACGTTGCTGTATTGCACCTCTGGGACTTAATCCATCCCAAACCTAACAGAGAGCTGCCTAAAGTGTTACTCAACCAGGAATGAAAATAATGTTTCTTGATAAATTCAGAGCTGAATCAACGAACCGATCGACAGAaattatataaagaaaataatttaaatgcatGACCATGGACTTTTTACTCCTCTGATTTATTAGACCCAtccaagaatttttttttcacaagatAATATTAAAAGTAATTGGTTCTTTGCAGCCTGTGATGAACCTActgaaataatcaaataatataatacGTTAGTTAAGTGTATAAAAAGACTGATCAATTTGACGCCTTCAAAAAGAAACTGAATTACTTCATTTGACAACTaaagaaataagaataaatCAGATCCCACCACTCCACATTAAATGTATGTTGTATACAAGTATATACAGATCTTCATATTACCCATGTGTTCAATGTTACTAAAGTAATTCAGTCTAACCTACACTGGGGCAACCTTCTGTCTATTCTGGTCCTGTGTTGTCCATCCAATTGTATGCGCCTGCCAGATCTAACAGCAGTATAGATCTATCTCCTTCTGCCTGGGCACTGCCCATTGGTCAGTATCGTAATGCACACTCTCTGATTGGCCGGTTGGATCAGCAGATGAGTAAGCACGTCCTAATCTTGTCAGAGCTAGTCATCAGTAAGGTCAGGTGCCATGTGGTCAGATGCCTTCAGGGTCTGTTCTTGCTAATTCCTGCATGTGGCTCTTTGTTGAAGCTAATTATCCAATCGACTCTCACAAGCCatggtgtttctgtgtctgtgtgttcaggtgtgaacgtctggaggagcagctgaacgACCTGACAGAACTTCACCAGAATGAGATCCTGAACCTTAAACAGGAGCTGGCCAGCATGGAGGAGAAGATCGCCTACCAGTCGTATGAGAGAGCCAGAGACATCCAGGTTCGTACATCAGGTCAACAAGCACATCTATTTAAATGTGTCAAATCGTATTCTCCTATTTgtactttaaaatgtaaatggaCAAATGAATAGCTGCATGTTTCAAGGAGGATTTGATCTGGTAAAGAATTTGCAGAAAGAGATGTGTTCTGTTGAAGGTCAGGTACAAATGACAAGGCACATGACATTTCAGATATATTTACTAATGCACTAACTGAATTTGGGCCTTTAGTCAAACAGGCCCTTCTGTTAATGTTATtgtcttttgacattttttacaaatacaataaacTGCTGAATGCACTCACTTGTATGTAATAAATTAAAGGATAAACTAGTTATAATATTGGTAAATGCAGGAAAAAGCATAAATGAACCACTCAGatcaaaaataattttgtaatttattaaaattCACACTGATAGTTATCtattgttaatttttttttatctgagatgtttttcaaaGTCGGATTTGTATCTTCGTGCTGTAAATAATCCTTGTCAAGGAAACACTGAGTTACTGTGATAAGAAAAGTAATGAAAAAAAGCATTGTGCATGAGAAACAAGAGATTTGATCATTTCAtttgctggttgaagttttcagTAAATATCCTTATTATTTTAAGTATCCCTGCATGTCTTAATTTTCCTCCGATGAGACAGTCACGTTGTCAGTTTTAAACTCAAGCTGAAACTTTGAGGTGGTCACACAAGCCACTACACTTGCAGGCATTATCTCATCTGTGTATATTGACAGTTGAAACAGGAAGGTGAGACAGAATCCAGTCTTTCCATTGGCACGTCTGtttgttcaaaacaaaagcatttccTTCCACATGACTCGTATTACTTCCGTCCTTTCATGATGTTTATGAAGACTtgggtttgtgtatgtgtgttttttttgtgcagaAGTGTGAAATGCATTTCCAGCTCAAGTTGCCCCTGTGCTACAGTTCCTTTCCCTGACAGCAGGGGGTGATAGTGTTCTATGAAATATACTCTGTGGTCactttattatctttattatgtTCACCTGTAAAGTTCAATTGAGCCATAAATTCTAACTGTATGAGGATGATAGTTTTTAATTGACCCTATCAGAGAGATATCCATTTAagtatatgttttttaatgacatttatagTTTGTGGTGGAGTTGAACTTGAGGAGAATGAATAATAGAAACATATTCAATCTAAGCAGTCCTGCAGAGTAAAGATGCAACTGGGTGTCTATTGTGTTGTTGGTTTTAATATGTGTAGAGATTGGGACTTCGCTGACCCTCccttttcctctgtgtcctctgcaggAGGCGTTGGAGGCCTGTCAGACCAGGATCTCGAAGATggagcttcagcagcagcagcagcaggtcgtCCAGTTGGAGGGGCTGGAAAATGCCACGGCCAGGACCCTCCTGGGAAAGCTTATCAATGTGCTGCTGGCCCTTATGGCCGTCCTTCTGGTCTTTGTCTCAACTGTGGCCAACTGTGTGGTCCCCCTGATGAAGACACGCTCGCgctccctctccaccctcctcctcatcctcctgctggCCTTCTTGTGGCGGAACTGGGACGCTCTCTCCGGGTACACACACCGAGCTCTGCAGCCACCGGGATGACCAGACCGACACCAGCACATGTTGCTTTGGTGATGTAACTGTAACCGCAGTCATGCAGGATGTTTGCAGAACGTGACTGCTGTCGGGGTAGCTGTGTGGCCGGGCACTGGAAATTCGGCTGAGCACTTTCGGACACGCCCTGGAAATCAAGACAAAGTGGAGGAAACAAAGAACTGTTGGGAACACTTGTGATTTTACCTTAGGATGGAAAAGACTGTTTACATTTTGAGATGAACTGCTGTGTTGTATCTCTCAGAGATAACAGCAACGTACTGTTTTTATCTTTAGCGTTTTAATCaattataatgttattatttctaataatattattttttattttctatgttaTTTTATTCAGTACCATGTAGCATTACACTCCTGTCACTCTACATGAAGGGGAGTTTAGTCAGGAAATACAGGGCTGGCGATTTGCTCCAAAAGACCCTTTTCAATTGTAGACAAGCAAATGTGATGATGTGGTTGAGATGAGGAAGAGAACTCTCTCCTCGCTGTGACCGGTCGATTTGAACCACGGCTGAAAACCTTCCAGGGAGCTGCTCCTTTCTTGCTGTGATGAAATTGACTGAACATGGCGTTTGGGTGTCATGATGACTAGAGACTGTTTTGAGCTTCCTCACATTTCTAATGACAAAGATGACATGCTTTTAATCGTTTCCTTTTCTCGAGTATAACAGGAAAAACTGTGTTGAATGGGGGATATAATAATGACTCATAAAGACAAAATGGAGTGAAGAGCTACGATGGGCTGCTCAAACTAGagacagcacaaacacagagagaacatctGGTTATTGTCAAGCATCTGCCATAATTGCAACATGTGTACAATGCTGCATGTTTTCATTATGAAAAACTGCGAAGGAACcatttttgcttttaaaagcAATGGAAAAAAGGTCATAGTCTCAGTAAAATTAATTTGCCGGGGTAATTTCCTCACCCTCCGGCCATATTTAATGTGATCAGGATAGGGAAGAGAGACTACTGGTGCTTTTCCAGCTCCATCTCAGCTGGATCAggaatgctgctgctgctgcttcatatCCTCAGTGCAAGTCATCTCTACTGCCACGCCAGTCCAATGCACACTGCCTGTTTGTGATACTGTGCTTTTTAACACTCTCCTTGCATTTTATCTCTGTAGCCATCCTTCTTTTTCTACGTGCACACTTTGTTATGGTGTAACCACCCAGTGCCAAACCCTAGTTACCCCAGGGATGCCTGTGCACCCGGAGGGTCCGACCTGACAGGACGGAAGAAGCTGAGGTGGCTCAGCAGGTTTAGCTTTTAGTCAGATCTGCCATGAATGTCTCGCCTGGATGTCCAGAATGTATTGTTTTGGCAGACATAACTTTTGAGGAATATCGATGAGAGGATTCACAATCTGAAGATGAACTTGACTCCAGATCCTCGGGCGTGTGTTTGCACCTTTGCTTCCCTTGAGTACAGTTTCCTCGGCTCAGTGTCCACTCACTCTTTTCCTCGACGACTCAAGGACACGATGAGATGACCCGCCTCATTTAATATTCCCACCTGCATTTCATTGCTTTCCTAACAGATTAGCGTGATCATTTGAACTGTACAGCTGCACTTTAGCACACTGCTAGATAACACATGGGTCAGACTGAGGCCAGAGAAACCTTTGATTGAGGTGTCATCAGTAGGATAAGAAAAGTGGACTCAGGTCAGGATCACTGTCGTCCTTGTCTAAAGCTAGAACTCACTCAGAGGAACATCTTCTCAAAATGTTGTTCAAACCTAACTCCTCATGCAATTAAAACGGCAGGATGTGGATTTGTTCTCTGTCTTGATTTCTGCGTTGGGGGGAGCAGCAGACAAAGTTTAGTGACTTGACCTTGGCTTGACCTTGAAGTATCTTTTATGATGTAGGGTTGTGTGCTAAACCACTCTAGTGCCTTCTGATGTCCTTTTCTAAGtgtggaataaataaaagtgcattCCTGACTAACTCATGAGCTTTAAGTTTTTATTCAACAGTTTAATTGATGCCCTCTTTATTGCCCTGTCTCCCTGTGAGGGTGTGGGTGTTAATCATTTCAATAAtgaggtgaagacatgttttatggTTCTGTTAAGGTTAGGGTCAAGTAGTAACTATAGAGTAAGTCTCCAGAAAATCAATGTAATGTCTTCTGAAGCAAGGGagacatgactgtgtgttttcctgtgctTATGTGAGGACCTTTTTAAGAATAGACCCTGGGGACATTTTGACCGGTCTTCACTTattcaatgggctgtttgaagGATAAGACTTGGTTTAAAAGTTAGAATTAGGTAAGGgctaggcatttagtttggatggttaggg
This genomic window contains:
- the tmcc1a gene encoding transmembrane and coiled-coil domains protein 1 isoform X2; its protein translation is MRRGTSLQSRRSKGSGSGSGDRDPLLRGSPQAPRRRNTTDPQQHISRPRSSSTNDTSPSSPAPGNTGSDVVLSSGYQSTEETDRIDRLEVSGLGQTPLAVSYGADGSYPVGEDSTPDPQRTKQAIAQLQQKILKLTEQIKIEQTARDDNVAEYLKLANNADKLQSTRIKQVFEKKNQKSAQTIQQLQRKLEHYHRKLREVEHNGIPRQPKDVLRDMQQGLKGVGARVTGFSEGVVDSVKGGLSSISHATHSAAGAVVSKPREIASLIRNKFGSAEDIPSLKDSLDDPTLDEGVTGAGGRSLGSAGHHLQSSPKYGSEEDCSSATSGSAGANSTTGAPGGPPSSKGNTLERSQSSSLDMLLQEVQDLREGQVRLEEGLDSLKSHYQRDYTVVMQALQEERFRCERLEEQLNDLTELHQNEILNLKQELASMEEKIAYQSYERARDIQEALEACQTRISKMELQQQQQQVVQLEGLENATARTLLGKLINVLLALMAVLLVFVSTVANCVVPLMKTRSRSLSTLLLILLLAFLWRNWDALSGYTHRALQPPG
- the tmcc1a gene encoding transmembrane and coiled-coil domains protein 1 isoform X3, with product MHWEQFIRLTNGKIDRLEVSGLGQTPLAVSYGADGSYPVGEDSTPDPQRTKQAIAQLQQKILKLTEQIKIEQTARDDNVAEYLKLANNADKLQSTRIKQVFEKKNQKSAQTIQQLQRKLEHYHRKLREVEHNGIPRQPKDVLRDMQQGLKGVGARVTGFSEGVVDSVKGGLSSISHATHSAAGAVVSKPREIASLIRNKFGSAEDIPSLKDSLDDPTLDEGVTGAGGRSLGSAGHHLQSSPKYGSEEDCSSATSGSAGANSTTGAPGGPPSSKGNTLERSQSSSLDMLLQEVQDLREGQVRLEEGLDSLKSHYQRDYTVVMQALQEERFRCERLEEQLNDLTELHQNEILNLKQELASMEEKIAYQSYERARDIQEALEACQTRISKMELQQQQQQVVQLEGLENATARTLLGKLINVLLALMAVLLVFVSTVANCVVPLMKTRSRSLSTLLLILLLAFLWRNWDALSGYTHRALQPPG
- the tmcc1a gene encoding transmembrane and coiled-coil domains protein 1 isoform X1 produces the protein MQQGDDNQRESEGVGPSSGPGARRDTVGSQNPGLKRASSESEHPSFSKMSQNARESMGVLGQGLKQLFQQQRKRLSLSRSTTTSSSSSSSSSVVSAGGTSPSAPEDASGSCCPDSDCLSAPVVPSAAGQGSVAAGTMRRGTSLQSRRSKGSGSGSGDRDPLLRGSPQAPRRRNTTDPQQHISRPRSSSTNDTSPSSPAPGNTGSDVVLSSGYQSTEETDRIDRLEVSGLGQTPLAVSYGADGSYPVGEDSTPDPQRTKQAIAQLQQKILKLTEQIKIEQTARDDNVAEYLKLANNADKLQSTRIKQVFEKKNQKSAQTIQQLQRKLEHYHRKLREVEHNGIPRQPKDVLRDMQQGLKGVGARVTGFSEGVVDSVKGGLSSISHATHSAAGAVVSKPREIASLIRNKFGSAEDIPSLKDSLDDPTLDEGVTGAGGRSLGSAGHHLQSSPKYGSEEDCSSATSGSAGANSTTGAPGGPPSSKGNTLERSQSSSLDMLLQEVQDLREGQVRLEEGLDSLKSHYQRDYTVVMQALQEERFRCERLEEQLNDLTELHQNEILNLKQELASMEEKIAYQSYERARDIQEALEACQTRISKMELQQQQQQVVQLEGLENATARTLLGKLINVLLALMAVLLVFVSTVANCVVPLMKTRSRSLSTLLLILLLAFLWRNWDALSGYTHRALQPPG
- the tmcc1a gene encoding transmembrane and coiled-coil domains protein 1 isoform X4; the encoded protein is MVQRFSLRRQYSKIDRLEVSGLGQTPLAVSYGADGSYPVGEDSTPDPQRTKQAIAQLQQKILKLTEQIKIEQTARDDNVAEYLKLANNADKLQSTRIKQVFEKKNQKSAQTIQQLQRKLEHYHRKLREVEHNGIPRQPKDVLRDMQQGLKGVGARVTGFSEGVVDSVKGGLSSISHATHSAAGAVVSKPREIASLIRNKFGSAEDIPSLKDSLDDPTLDEGVTGAGGRSLGSAGHHLQSSPKYGSEEDCSSATSGSAGANSTTGAPGGPPSSKGNTLERSQSSSLDMLLQEVQDLREGQVRLEEGLDSLKSHYQRDYTVVMQALQEERFRCERLEEQLNDLTELHQNEILNLKQELASMEEKIAYQSYERARDIQEALEACQTRISKMELQQQQQQVVQLEGLENATARTLLGKLINVLLALMAVLLVFVSTVANCVVPLMKTRSRSLSTLLLILLLAFLWRNWDALSGYTHRALQPPG